In Hoeflea ulvae, one genomic interval encodes:
- a CDS encoding SDR family oxidoreductase codes for MSMNILVAGATGTTGLQLVKDLVDQGHAPTALVRESSDTSDLPEGVSLRQGDLTDLQSGVCNGMDAVIFAAGSGGSTGPEMTDKVDRDGAKRLVDLAVEAGVSRFVMLSSVGADQSEPEGDLAHYLKAKHEADEHLKASGLTYAILRPVALTNDGRSADVILGDDVDKTAKASRADVAHLLAQAATTGRFDGQALDMQSA; via the coding sequence ATGAGCATGAATATTCTCGTCGCCGGCGCAACCGGCACAACCGGCCTGCAGCTGGTCAAGGACCTCGTTGACCAGGGCCACGCCCCCACGGCACTGGTGCGCGAAAGCTCCGACACCAGCGATCTGCCCGAGGGCGTGAGCCTGCGACAGGGTGACCTGACCGATCTGCAATCGGGCGTCTGCAACGGCATGGATGCCGTCATCTTCGCCGCCGGATCGGGCGGTTCGACCGGACCGGAGATGACCGACAAGGTCGACCGCGACGGCGCAAAGCGCCTTGTCGATCTGGCGGTTGAAGCCGGCGTCAGCCGTTTCGTGATGCTGAGTTCCGTCGGCGCCGACCAGTCCGAACCCGAAGGCGATCTCGCCCATTACCTCAAGGCCAAGCACGAGGCCGACGAACACCTCAAGGCCTCGGGCCTGACCTATGCCATCCTGCGCCCGGTGGCGCTGACCAATGACGGCCGTAGCGCCGACGTGATCCTCGGCGACGATGTCGACAAGACCGCCAAGGCCTCCCGCGCCGACGTCGCCCATTTGCTCGCCCAAGCCGCCACCACAGGCCGCTTCGACGGCCAGGCACTGGACATGCAGTCAGCCTGA
- the gcvT gene encoding glycine cleavage system aminomethyltransferase GcvT, whose amino-acid sequence MDTTADLLKTPLHSLHLELGARMAGFAGYDMPIQYPMGVMKEHIYTRSHAGLFDVSHMGQILIRPKSGDLRDAALALETIAPVDIADLKPGRQRYGLFTNEDGGLEDDFMVANRGDHLYLVVNAACKHADLARIQAALSDSCEIEAQFDRGLIALQGPDAETALSAYAPEAADMLFMDVMVLEIAGVPAVVSRSGYTGEDGYEISLPAEETDRIARLILSDESIAPIGLGARDSLRLEAGLCLYGHDIDETTTPVEANLKWAIQKVRRKGGAREGGFPGAGVILGQFENGATRTRVGLQPTGKAPIRAEVEIFEQETGGEPAGIVTSGGFGPSANAPVAMGYVPAALAATGTRLYAEVRGKRLEITVAALPFVPSNYKR is encoded by the coding sequence GTGGACACCACAGCAGACCTTCTTAAGACACCGCTTCATTCCCTGCATCTCGAACTTGGCGCACGCATGGCCGGATTTGCCGGCTACGACATGCCGATCCAGTATCCCATGGGCGTGATGAAGGAGCATATCTACACCCGTTCCCATGCCGGACTGTTTGATGTTTCGCATATGGGGCAGATCCTGATCCGCCCCAAAAGCGGCGATCTGCGCGACGCCGCGCTGGCGCTGGAAACCATCGCACCGGTCGACATTGCCGATCTCAAGCCCGGGCGCCAGCGCTACGGGCTGTTCACCAATGAAGACGGCGGCCTGGAGGACGATTTCATGGTCGCCAATCGCGGCGATCATCTCTATCTCGTCGTCAATGCCGCCTGCAAGCATGCCGATCTGGCCCGCATTCAGGCGGCCCTGTCCGACAGTTGCGAGATCGAGGCCCAGTTTGACCGCGGGCTGATCGCGCTGCAGGGGCCGGACGCCGAAACCGCGCTTTCGGCCTATGCGCCCGAAGCCGCCGACATGCTGTTCATGGATGTCATGGTGCTTGAAATCGCCGGCGTTCCGGCGGTGGTGTCGCGCTCGGGCTATACCGGCGAGGACGGCTATGAAATCTCGCTGCCGGCGGAGGAAACCGACCGCATCGCCCGGCTGATCCTGTCGGATGAATCCATCGCCCCGATCGGGCTCGGCGCGCGCGATTCGCTCCGGCTTGAAGCCGGGCTCTGCCTTTACGGGCACGATATTGACGAAACCACCACGCCGGTGGAAGCCAATCTGAAATGGGCGATCCAGAAGGTGCGCCGCAAGGGCGGAGCCCGCGAAGGCGGCTTTCCCGGCGCCGGGGTGATCCTCGGACAGTTCGAAAACGGCGCCACGCGCACCCGCGTCGGGCTTCAGCCCACGGGCAAGGCGCCGATCCGCGCCGAAGTCGAGATCTTCGAACAGGAAACCGGCGGCGAGCCGGCCGGCATCGTCACCTCCGGCGGCTTCGGCCCCAGCGCCAATGCCCCCGTCGCCATGGGCTATGTGCCCGCGGCGCTGGCTGCCACCGGCACCAGGCTCTACGCCGAAGTGCGCGGCAAACGGCTCGAAATCACCGTTGCCGCCCTCCCCTTCGTCCCTTCCAACTACAAACGCTAA
- the gcvP gene encoding aminomethyl-transferring glycine dehydrogenase, producing the protein MSITLTDYDPYDFANRRHIGPSPSEISDMLKVVGAASLDALIDETVPGSIRQKTPLAFGDPMTEREVLDHLRATARKNTVMVSLIGQGYHGTIMPPVIQRTILENPAWYTAYTPYQPEISQGRLEALLNFQTMVADLTGLDIANASLLDEATAAAEAMAIAERASKSKSKAFFVDHHCHPQTIDVIRTRAEPLGWEVIVGDPFSDLDAAQVFGAVFQYPGTFGHVHDFTDLIASLHAEKAIAVIAADPLSLTLLKSPGEMGADIAIGSMQRFGVPVGYGGPHAAYMAVKDAYKRSMPGRLVGVTVDARGNQAYRLALQTREQHIRREKATSNICTAQVLLAIIASMYAVFHGPEGLQAIAGRVHVRAATLAAGLKKLGFDLDTDRFFDTVSVAVGDRQAEILEAARGEGLNLRKVGDDRIGIALDEVTRRDTVEAVWRAFGGDLSFDDLLAKPVITDAMARKSDYLEHPIFHMNRAESEMTRYIRRLSDKDLALDRTMIPLGSCTMKLNATAEMLCITWPEFADIHPFAPAEQAQGYTQMIDDLSDKLCRITGYDAISMQPNSGAQGEFAGLMTVRAWHRANGQGHRHVCLIPTSAHGTNPASAQMAGMSVVAVRTRDNGDIDLDDFRAKAELHSDNLAACMITYPSTHGVFEETATEVCNITHAHGGQVYLDGANLNALVGLARPGDIGADVSHLNLHKTFCIPHGGGGPGMGPIGVKAHLTPHLPGHCVTDGKPGAVSAAPFGSASILPISWAYCLMMGGEGLTQATRIAILNANYIAARLKGAYDVLYTSSAGRVAHECILDTRPLAQSAGVTVDDVAKRLIDCGFHAPTMSWPVAGTLMIEPTESEVKAELDRFCSAMLTIREEAQAIEDGTLDRDNNPLKNAPHTIEDLVGPWDRPYDREAACFPAGAMRNAKYFAPVNRVDNVYGDRNLVCSCPPMSDYAEAAE; encoded by the coding sequence ATGAGCATCACCCTGACCGACTACGATCCCTATGATTTCGCCAATCGCCGCCACATCGGCCCGTCTCCGTCGGAAATTTCCGACATGCTCAAGGTGGTCGGGGCCGCATCGCTGGACGCGCTGATCGACGAGACCGTGCCGGGTTCGATCCGCCAGAAGACACCGCTGGCATTTGGCGATCCGATGACCGAACGCGAGGTTCTCGATCACCTGCGCGCCACCGCGCGCAAGAACACGGTGATGGTCTCGCTGATCGGTCAGGGGTATCACGGCACCATCATGCCGCCGGTGATCCAGCGCACCATTCTGGAAAATCCGGCCTGGTACACCGCCTACACGCCCTACCAGCCGGAAATCAGCCAGGGCCGGCTGGAAGCGCTGCTCAACTTCCAGACCATGGTCGCCGATCTGACCGGTCTCGACATCGCCAATGCCTCGTTGCTGGACGAGGCGACGGCGGCAGCGGAAGCCATGGCGATTGCCGAGCGGGCGTCGAAATCCAAAAGCAAGGCCTTCTTCGTCGACCACCATTGCCACCCGCAAACCATCGACGTCATCCGCACCCGCGCCGAACCGCTGGGCTGGGAGGTCATTGTCGGCGATCCGTTCAGCGACCTCGACGCCGCCCAGGTGTTCGGTGCGGTTTTCCAGTATCCCGGCACGTTCGGCCATGTGCATGATTTCACCGATCTGATTGCCTCGCTGCATGCGGAAAAGGCGATCGCCGTGATCGCCGCCGATCCGCTGTCGCTGACGCTGCTCAAGTCACCCGGCGAGATGGGCGCAGACATTGCCATTGGCTCGATGCAGCGTTTTGGCGTGCCCGTGGGCTATGGCGGCCCGCATGCGGCCTATATGGCGGTGAAAGACGCCTACAAGCGCTCGATGCCCGGCCGGCTGGTCGGCGTCACCGTCGACGCGCGCGGCAACCAGGCCTACCGGCTGGCGCTGCAGACCCGCGAGCAACATATCCGCCGCGAGAAGGCCACGTCCAACATCTGCACCGCGCAGGTGCTGCTGGCCATCATCGCCTCGATGTATGCGGTGTTTCATGGTCCGGAAGGACTGCAGGCGATTGCCGGGCGCGTGCATGTCAGGGCCGCGACCCTGGCCGCAGGCCTGAAGAAGCTGGGTTTCGATCTCGACACCGACCGTTTCTTCGACACGGTGAGCGTGGCCGTGGGTGACCGTCAGGCCGAGATCCTTGAAGCTGCGCGTGGCGAAGGCCTCAATCTGCGCAAGGTCGGAGACGATCGCATCGGCATCGCGCTGGACGAGGTCACCCGCCGCGACACGGTCGAAGCCGTGTGGCGCGCCTTTGGCGGCGATCTCTCGTTTGATGACCTGCTGGCAAAGCCGGTGATCACCGATGCGATGGCCCGCAAGTCGGACTATCTCGAACACCCGATCTTCCACATGAACCGGGCCGAAAGCGAGATGACGCGCTATATCCGGCGCCTGTCGGACAAGGATCTGGCGCTGGACCGGACGATGATCCCGCTCGGCTCGTGCACCATGAAGCTCAATGCCACGGCGGAAATGCTGTGCATCACCTGGCCGGAATTCGCCGATATCCATCCGTTTGCGCCTGCCGAGCAGGCGCAGGGCTACACGCAGATGATCGACGACCTGTCGGACAAGCTGTGCCGGATTACCGGCTATGACGCGATCTCGATGCAGCCCAATTCCGGCGCCCAGGGCGAATTTGCCGGGCTGATGACCGTCCGCGCCTGGCACCGGGCCAATGGTCAGGGCCATCGCCATGTCTGCCTGATCCCGACCTCGGCGCATGGCACCAACCCGGCTTCGGCGCAGATGGCGGGCATGAGCGTTGTGGCCGTGCGCACCCGTGACAATGGCGACATTGATCTCGATGATTTCCGCGCCAAGGCGGAGCTGCATTCCGACAATCTGGCCGCCTGCATGATCACCTATCCGTCCACCCACGGGGTGTTCGAGGAAACGGCGACCGAGGTCTGCAACATCACCCACGCCCATGGCGGCCAGGTCTATCTCGACGGCGCCAATCTCAATGCGCTGGTCGGGCTGGCGCGGCCCGGTGATATCGGCGCCGATGTTAGCCACCTCAACCTGCACAAGACCTTCTGCATCCCGCATGGCGGCGGCGGCCCGGGCATGGGGCCGATCGGGGTCAAGGCGCATCTGACGCCGCATCTGCCGGGCCATTGCGTCACCGACGGCAAGCCGGGTGCGGTGTCGGCGGCACCGTTCGGTTCGGCCTCGATCCTGCCGATCTCCTGGGCCTATTGCCTGATGATGGGCGGCGAAGGCCTGACCCAGGCCACCCGGATCGCGATCCTGAACGCCAACTACATCGCGGCGCGGCTGAAGGGCGCTTATGACGTGCTCTACACCTCGTCCGCCGGACGGGTGGCGCATGAGTGCATCCTCGACACCCGGCCGCTGGCGCAGAGCGCCGGTGTCACCGTCGATGACGTCGCCAAGCGGCTGATCGACTGCGGTTTCCATGCGCCGACCATGAGCTGGCCGGTGGCCGGTACACTGATGATCGAGCCGACGGAATCGGAGGTCAAAGCCGAGCTCGACCGGTTCTGCTCCGCCATGCTGACAATCCGCGAAGAGGCGCAGGCGATCGAGGACGGTACGCTCGACCGGGACAACAACCCGCTCAAGAACGCGCCGCACACGATCGAGGATCTGGTTGGCCCCTGGGACCGGCCCTATGACCGCGAAGCCGCCTGTTTCCCGGCGGGCGCAATGCGCAACGCCAAATATTTCGCCCCCGTGAACCGGGTCGACAATGTCTATGGCGACCGGAACCTGGTCTGCTCCTGCCCGCCAATGTCGGATTATGCCGAAGCGGCGGAATAG
- a CDS encoding NAD-dependent succinate-semialdehyde dehydrogenase translates to MSTITTINPATEEEIQTYQRMSEAEATDRLEACHAAFLEWRKLSHADRAPYLSKIAQKLRDHADELAALMTQETGKLIKDGLTEVEICAAIFEYTANNGPDLLADEERTHGAKQKRGVVSYQPIGVIYSIQPWNFPLYQPVRVLAANLMAGNGCVLKHASICTGSGLRLRELCIEAGLPEDLFQVILIDHDVSDKLIAHPKVRGVTMTGSDGAGRHIGAVAAKALKKTVLELGSNDAYLVLEDADIETAVKFSVMGRLYNNGETCVSAKRFIVTDKVYDAFVDAFVAQMKEITLGDPTDEDTQLGPLSSQDQFDTVKSQVDDSVAKGATVLCGGEAPDRKGAYYPATVLADLAPGMPAFDDEIFGPVASVIRAKDDEDAMRLANESRYGLGGGIFSRDEDRALKLAREHFDTGMIRINSFGAADPNMPFGGVKDSGYGREHGGFGMKEFVNTKAIFLP, encoded by the coding sequence ATGTCTACGATCACCACAATCAATCCCGCCACCGAAGAAGAAATCCAGACCTACCAGCGGATGAGCGAGGCTGAAGCGACTGATCGGCTTGAGGCCTGCCACGCGGCGTTTCTGGAATGGCGCAAGCTGTCCCACGCCGACCGCGCGCCCTATCTGAGCAAGATCGCGCAAAAGCTGCGCGACCATGCCGATGAGCTGGCAGCCCTGATGACACAGGAAACCGGCAAGCTCATCAAGGACGGCCTCACCGAAGTCGAAATCTGCGCGGCGATCTTTGAATACACCGCCAATAATGGCCCGGATCTGCTGGCCGATGAAGAACGCACCCATGGCGCAAAACAGAAGCGCGGCGTGGTCAGCTACCAGCCCATCGGCGTGATCTATTCGATTCAGCCGTGGAATTTTCCGCTCTACCAGCCGGTCCGCGTGCTCGCCGCCAATCTGATGGCCGGCAATGGCTGCGTGCTCAAACACGCCAGCATCTGCACCGGCTCGGGCCTGAGACTGCGCGAATTGTGCATCGAGGCCGGTCTGCCCGAGGATCTGTTTCAGGTGATCCTGATCGATCATGATGTCAGCGACAAGCTGATCGCCCACCCGAAAGTCCGCGGCGTCACCATGACCGGCAGCGACGGCGCCGGACGCCACATCGGCGCGGTGGCAGCCAAGGCGCTGAAGAAGACCGTGCTCGAACTGGGGTCGAACGACGCCTATCTGGTGCTCGAAGACGCCGACATCGAAACCGCGGTGAAGTTCTCCGTCATGGGGCGGCTCTACAACAATGGCGAGACCTGCGTGTCGGCCAAGCGCTTCATCGTCACCGACAAGGTCTATGACGCATTTGTCGATGCCTTCGTGGCACAGATGAAGGAGATTACTCTGGGGGATCCCACCGACGAGGACACCCAGCTTGGGCCGCTGTCGAGCCAGGACCAGTTCGACACGGTCAAGAGTCAGGTCGATGACAGCGTCGCCAAGGGCGCCACCGTGCTGTGCGGCGGAGAAGCACCGGACCGCAAGGGCGCCTATTATCCGGCCACCGTGCTGGCAGACCTTGCGCCTGGCATGCCGGCTTTTGACGACGAGATCTTCGGTCCCGTCGCCTCGGTCATCCGCGCAAAGGATGACGAGGACGCGATGCGGCTTGCCAATGAAAGCCGCTATGGCCTGGGCGGCGGTATCTTCTCCCGGGATGAGGACCGTGCGCTGAAACTCGCCCGCGAACACTTCGACACCGGCATGATCCGGATCAACTCCTTTGGTGCCGCCGATCCGAACATGCCCTTTGGCGGCGTCAAGGATTCCGGCTATGGCCGCGAACATGGCGGCTTCGGCATGAAGGAATTCGTCAATACCAAGGCGATCTTCCTGCCATGA
- a CDS encoding glutathione S-transferase family protein has product MITLHTLKFSRATRVLWLLEDLEQPCERIDYDRTPEFRAPEALSRVHPLGKSPVIEDDGEMIAESSTILRYLVDKYGDESHRPPRGTREFWRHEALFDYVEASFAEVALQAIMPAFRGKDVPDDAGAALGKHLDYITGEPGEGPLLFGSRLMLADIQISYILALLDTLGLLGDHPQIAEYWKVLQEQPGYIAATRAAGPMAPPN; this is encoded by the coding sequence ATGATCACGCTCCACACCCTGAAATTCTCCCGGGCCACCCGGGTGCTCTGGCTGCTCGAGGATCTCGAGCAGCCCTGCGAACGGATCGACTATGACCGGACGCCGGAGTTTCGCGCGCCGGAGGCCTTGTCGCGGGTTCACCCGCTGGGCAAATCGCCGGTGATCGAGGACGATGGCGAGATGATCGCCGAATCCTCGACGATCCTGCGCTATCTGGTCGATAAATATGGCGATGAGAGTCACCGGCCGCCGCGGGGCACCCGCGAATTCTGGCGGCATGAGGCGCTGTTTGACTATGTCGAAGCGTCCTTTGCCGAGGTCGCCTTGCAGGCGATCATGCCAGCCTTCCGGGGCAAGGACGTGCCGGATGACGCCGGGGCGGCACTCGGCAAGCATCTCGACTACATCACCGGGGAACCGGGCGAAGGTCCGCTGCTGTTCGGCAGCAGGCTTATGCTGGCCGACATCCAGATCTCCTACATTCTGGCGCTTCTCGACACACTCGGCCTGCTCGGCGATCACCCGCAAATCGCCGAATACTGGAAGGTGCTGCAGGAGCAGCCCGGCTATATCGCGGCAACCCGGGCCGCAGGCCCGATGGCGCCGCCCAACTGA
- the gcvH gene encoding glycine cleavage system protein GcvH, whose protein sequence is MLKFTEDHEWLNIEGDVATVGITEHAAEQLGDLVFVELPDVGAKLDKGADASTVESVKAASDVYCPLAGEITEVNQAIVDDPSLVNSDPTGAGWFFKLKLDDASSANELMDETAYQAMIG, encoded by the coding sequence ATGCTCAAATTCACCGAAGACCACGAATGGCTCAACATCGAGGGCGATGTCGCAACTGTCGGGATCACCGAACACGCCGCCGAACAGCTCGGCGACCTGGTGTTTGTCGAACTGCCCGATGTGGGCGCAAAACTCGACAAGGGTGCGGATGCATCGACGGTGGAATCGGTCAAGGCGGCTTCCGATGTCTATTGCCCGCTCGCCGGCGAGATCACCGAAGTCAACCAGGCCATCGTCGATGATCCGTCGCTGGTCAATTCCGATCCGACAGGTGCGGGCTGGTTCTTCAAGCTCAAGCTCGATGACGCCAGTTCCGCCAATGAGCTGATGGATGAAACCGCCTACCAAGCAATGATCGGCTGA